The Spartinivicinus poritis DNA window AAACAAATAAAAATCCAGCCCCATATTTCAACAGCAAGGCTTTTAAAAGCGGCTAAAAAATCACCTTGAAAGGGCTGATCTATAGAGTTGCAACTTATACAGTTACAAAATACAGTTGCAAAAGTCTGATTGAGAAAAAACAATAGTGTAATTGAACATGTTAAAGTACCAAATTCATCCTGTAACGCCTTTTCAGCAAAATTGTTCATTGGTTATTTGTGAGTCAACCAATAAAGCAGCACTCATTGATCCGGGTGGTGAGGCAGAACGATTAATTACCGCGGTTGCAACAGCTGGCGTGACGTTGGAAAAAATATTATTAACCCATGGCCATCTGGATCATGTAGGCGCTACTCAGCAGATTGCCCGCCATTTTCAAGTGCCTGTTATTGGTCCTCACATTGCGGATAAATTTTGGTTAGATGGTTTACCTGAGCAAAGCCAAATGTTTGGTTTTCCCCTGGTGAAAGCATTTACCCCTGATCAGTGGCTACAGCAAGGCGATCATGTAATGGTGGGGGAGCAGCTTTTTAATGTGCTGCATTGTCCAGGCCATACGCCTGGGCATGTGGTGTTTTATCATCAGCCGGCGTCGCTGGCCTTTGTTGGAGATGTTATTTTTGCTGACTCGATTGGACGAACCGACTTTCCCCAGGGAAATCATGAAGCACTGATCCACTCTATAACACAAGTGTTATTTCCACTAGGTGATGAGGTGGAGTTTATTCCTGGTCATGGCCCTAACTCAACGTTTGGTCAGGAAAAATGCACGAATCCATTTGTCAGTGGACAATTTGGTTAGCCTGTTCTTCTTTATCTTTACTACATCATCTACACAGCCCGTATAAGCTAGCAGCGGGGGGACTCGCAAACTCATGGGGTTCGTCTATTCTAAAATCACCAGCCAGTGATTTTGTCACTATTGAGTAGAAGGTGTAGTAGAGGATGAAAAGCATTCGCATGAAATTAACACTCATTATCATGAGTGTTACTTTAATTCCCCTCATCGTGTTAGCTTCTATATTAGGTTTTCAAAGCTATCAGTCTGCGCGCCAAGCTTTGGAGTATCAGGCTCGTGAACAATTAGTTTCTATTAGGGAAGTAAAGAAACAACAGATAGAGCGGTATTTTGGCACCATTCGTAATCAAGTGCTTAGTTTTGCTAATGACCGAATGATTATTGATGCTATGGCAGAGTTTAAAACCGCCTTTGCCAATTACCGTAGTGAGGCTGGAGAATTAGACATTAGCAAGCTTAAACCTGAGCTCAAGCAATATTATGATGGTGATTATAATAATGAGTATGCCAGCCGAAATAGTGGTGCAAAAAAAGACATTGGCAGTTTATTTAATCAGTTAGATGATGACTCTATAGCATTACAACATGCTTTTATTAAAGCAAACCCAAACCCCTTAGGGGAAAAGGATAGCTTGATAAAGCTCGATGGAAATACTCGTTATGCAGCTGCTCATGCTAAATATCATCCTCATATTCGTGAGTTTCTCCAGCGCTTTGAATATTACGATATTTTTATGGTAGACCCAGAAACAGGTGATATTGTTTATTCTGTTTTTAAAGAATTAGATTATACCACTTCTCTTAAAAGCGGCCCTTATGCTAATTCGGGTATAGGCGAAGCGTTTAAAGGTGTAGTTAATGCCAGTGATCGAAAAGTTCACTTAACGGATTTTGCCAGTTATACACCTTCTTATGAAGACCCAGCCTCATTTATTGCCACTTCTATTTATGATCAAGGTAAAAAACTGGGAGTGTTAATTTTTCAGATGCCGATTGATCGCATTAATTTAATTATGACCCATGAAAAACATTGGAAGGAAACAGGATTAGGAAAATCAGGGGAAACCTATTTAGTAGGTGCTGATTATACCATGCGGAGTATGAGTCGGTTTTTAATTGAGGATGCAAAAGGTTATGAAGCCGCGCTGGTCGCTGCAAAAATCGATCGTAAAGTTATTGATACTATTTTATCCAAGGGAACCACTATAGGGCTACAGCCAGTCAAAACAGCAGGTACCCAAGCGGCGATTGCTGGCAAAAAAGACTTTCAAATTTTTCCTGACTATCGCAATGTGCCAGTGCTGTCTGCTTATAGCCCGTTAGCAATAGAGGGGTTAAATTGGGCAATCATGAGTGAAATTGATGAGTCAGAGGCATTTGAAAAGGCTGATGAACTGCAGGTATTTATTACTCAGGTCAGTTTTGGTGTGGTAGCAGTATTTTCAATACTTGCTTATTTATTGAGTTTATTGGTTTCTAAATTATTTACTTACCCTATCACTAAGTTAGAAGACAATATTTTATCCATTCAACAAGATGCTGATTTAACCAAACAAATAAAGCTGGATGTTAAAGATGAAATAGGTCGAATTGCCAGTGCTGTTAATGGTATGTTGAGTAAGTTTAATCATACGGTAAAACATATTACCAATGCGGTGGTAGATTTACAGCAGTCGGCTAATAAAATGGCTGGTTTAAGTGCAAGTACCGCTGATGGGGTTATGC harbors:
- a CDS encoding MBL fold metallo-hydrolase, with protein sequence MLKYQIHPVTPFQQNCSLVICESTNKAALIDPGGEAERLITAVATAGVTLEKILLTHGHLDHVGATQQIARHFQVPVIGPHIADKFWLDGLPEQSQMFGFPLVKAFTPDQWLQQGDHVMVGEQLFNVLHCPGHTPGHVVFYHQPASLAFVGDVIFADSIGRTDFPQGNHEALIHSITQVLFPLGDEVEFIPGHGPNSTFGQEKCTNPFVSGQFG
- a CDS encoding methyl-accepting chemotaxis protein, which produces MKSIRMKLTLIIMSVTLIPLIVLASILGFQSYQSARQALEYQAREQLVSIREVKKQQIERYFGTIRNQVLSFANDRMIIDAMAEFKTAFANYRSEAGELDISKLKPELKQYYDGDYNNEYASRNSGAKKDIGSLFNQLDDDSIALQHAFIKANPNPLGEKDSLIKLDGNTRYAAAHAKYHPHIREFLQRFEYYDIFMVDPETGDIVYSVFKELDYTTSLKSGPYANSGIGEAFKGVVNASDRKVHLTDFASYTPSYEDPASFIATSIYDQGKKLGVLIFQMPIDRINLIMTHEKHWKETGLGKSGETYLVGADYTMRSMSRFLIEDAKGYEAALVAAKIDRKVIDTILSKGTTIGLQPVKTAGTQAAIAGKKDFQIFPDYRNVPVLSAYSPLAIEGLNWAIMSEIDESEAFEKADELQVFITQVSFGVVAVFSILAYLLSLLVSKLFTYPITKLEDNILSIQQDADLTKQIKLDVKDEIGRIASAVNGMLSKFNHTVKHITNAVVDLQQSANKMAGLSASTADGVMQQQSESQQVATASTEMNATAQTVASNAASAAQSTDRANQLSEEGIQIANETNVSSEALVKEVSETASTMERVEADSDKVGSVLDVIRSIAEQTNLLALNAAIEAARAGEQGRGFAVVADEVRTLAQRTQDATQEIQQMIESLQTGSREAVAMMNRSVERAAGNKNQVERLSEALSEISHSVAEINEMNTQMAAAAEEQQMVADGINSSIVRINDISSSTASDAQSSLDTGQHVERLAKRLESLVSEFKV